Genomic segment of Chiroxiphia lanceolata isolate bChiLan1 chromosome 18, bChiLan1.pri, whole genome shotgun sequence:
GAGGGTACGATGTCACCaacccagggctggggcatcaCCCTGTGGAGCTGCATCCTAAGGGGCTTCCCCCGGCCCAGcgtgcccatccctggaaactgAGCTTAAAAATGCCCAAATGAAAACCGAAAATGGAGGAAATCATTGTTTGGGTTGTGCAGGTCCTGGTGGGATGTTCTTTTGCAGTGGAGcaacaggagctgcagccagaggacGGAAAGGCTCATGCTCTCCAAACTGGGGAGGTTGGTTTCTCATGGGATGGGTTTGCTCTCAGAGGGAGCATCAGAAGGAAGCCACCTTCTGAAGGAAGCCATGGTCTTTCCCATGGCATTCACCCCCAGGAACGAAGTGAGTGGGAGCCCGTGGATGCCTTGGATGTGCACAAAGGATCGACCCCCACAACATCCCCAAGATTTAACCCAGATATTCCCAACACCATCCCTGCTAtcccccaggagcagaggagccaAACCAAGCTCTGCAGAATTATGATCTCTTCCCTCATAGAAAAACCTGCACCCACCATCCCAAACTCAATATCCTAAACCCAATCCAATGTCCCAGCACCTCCAAGCCCACCACAAATGCCCACATATGAACCCATGGGGTTCATATTCCCACAGGGAATGAAAGAAGCCAAAacccacatttatttttttcttttccaatagTCTCACTTTATTAGATACCACATCAAGAGAGGATGTTGTGCTGCATGCAGCGGAAGACTGGAGTATTTCTAGTTCCTgtgtaacattttctttttctcttaatagTTGTAAACTGatattttgctgtaaaatcACTGCATGCGACTTTGAATGCAAACAGCAGTAGaagaggcttttatttttattttgttgttgtttttcacCATTCCCAATCCAGATGTGCATGctttatttacaaagaaaagaagtcaTTCAGGGCAGAAATTACTATCAGAAAAACTGAGAAGGTGGCAAGACACCAGGACCGTGGTTTGCACAATACTGGGGAGATTGGCAAGTTGCACTTGATTTTTGTGAGTGTAAAAAGATGATTTGAGTATCCTTTGTTCGAAGGGAAAGCAGGCTGGACAGAGAATGGCAATACAGGACAGGGTAATGGCAACCTTAATTGAGTTGTTCTGCACATACAAAGGaggctgggctgctgcagggctgggggacatTGAGGAATTCcttaaatactgtttttcaaagGTAATTTTACCCCAGTTACCCACTTCCCCAGCATAGCTCTGGGCCCAACGGCTCTGAGATGAGCAGGGAGGTTTTGGCCAGATTTGATCACTCTGGAAGGGACAGGGCAGTATAGAataattaaggttggaaaagacctctaagatcaagtccaaccattgaTCCTGGAGTCCAACCATCCCACAGCTGAAccagctgggcagagcagtgAGATTTCAGCACAGGACACAGAGGGAAACCACTCCAAAGAATAGATTCATTTCAGTCTGGGTTGTGGACAGTCTGGTTCAGAGATCTCACTCTACTGGTGCAGAGTCAAGAACTCCATGAAAGAAGGGCAAAATTTTCAAGTATCCTCTTCCATTAAACTCTCTGTGCCATAGGATGAGTCTGGGATGATGGAAGAGGTCTCCCAGCTCAGGCCAGACAAAGCAGAGGATGCACAGGGTGGTTTAGGTTGGTTTTCCCCACCTGGTGGTCCAAGGATGGGGAGcatgggggctgtgggaggcaACACAGACCTCCTTGGATGTGTAGaaccctgggctgggctggggcagggctgctctgcagcagcatcgCTCCACACACGGGGGTTTTTGTCACCCAGAGCCGGTGACATTACTTGGCACAGAGCTAGGGGGACGGTCACAGAGTGTCAGCATTCAGAGGAAGTTCTGCTGGGggaaaaagacaatttaaagaaaatatcaagAAAACAACTCATCCAACTGAAAGAGCTGCCCAGGCCACAGGACAGTTCCCCACCCGACTGCAGCAGCGGGTGCACGGGGAGTCATGGACTGAAAGGGTTGAGGTTTCATACAACATGCTCAGTGTGTAGCCCACTGACAATATATTCCATAGTGCTTATTGTGCTACTATCAACTATGCTTGAGGTTGTCCAGAGCCAGCAAATGGTACCAAACCTGACCAGTATCAGTCTGAGAATGTCTTTGCTCTCCTGCTATTGAGGACAGATTGAACAGCTCCAGGAGATAACTAAAGCGCAGGTTGAAGACAGTGGTTCTTGTgcagaataggaaaaaaaaaaaccaaaaccaaaacaaccagaGTTTGGAAGACCTCTAACTGTCCCAGCTAATTTCAGTAGTTATGGTGTTTTGAAGCAATTCAAAGCAATAATCCTTGCACACAGCTACTTGGTGGGAAGTGTCATCTCCCTCGGCTTCCCTCCTGAGCGTGGCACGGCAAACGCTCGGCAGCAGGAGGGGTGGTCTGAGGGGGCCCAGGGACTGCCCTCAGGGCTCAGTCACTACTACACAGCTCAGAGGTGAAGAGGAGGTAGTCACAACCTTGAAACACGGGTGGGCTCCTACAGCAACAGCGTGTGAGTTCCTCAGGCAAAAGGAACCACATGAACCAACCCAAACCTGCTTCCCTGCGAGCACAGAGTTCCCTATTCCTCATAACTGTTATTGTGTTATTGGTGGATCTTCTCAGCAAAGGATGTACCACAATATTGCTCAGGTGGACCAAACCAGAAGTAAAGCTCAAGCAGGACTCGCAAGATTACATCAGTGACACAGGCTTTGGCCTAATCATGACAACACAGACACCAGGAGACGGTGACGACCCACACCAAAGCCAAAGAGCTTTTTCATTATTGCAACTGAGGTATCGATATCACACAAGCAGAACAGGCCGATGCTCCAACACCAGCACTCCACACCCCCAGTGCCTGACAGGAGCACGGCCAGACTGGTGGCTGCACATCCCACTGGGAGATACCAGAGCCACAAGCCAGTGGCAATGGGATgagccagaggagcagaggctggaggaaCACAGAGCATCGGACACACAACGGGAACGCTACCACGGGGTGTGTGAGACCAGTGAGAGAGAGGAACAGTCAGAAGGGAACTATTGCTTGACAAAATTACACACCAGGGGAACTCAATAACCTCcctcccaaaacaaaaaataaacagaggaaGAGAATATGAAGGATCTGGGTTGGTTTTCAGGTGGAGGTGAGGACAGAGGATGCTCAGAGGAGGCAGAAGAGCATCACTGCCCTGGGACCAGAGGCTGTAGCAAGGCATGACTGCGCTGGAAGACAGACATCAGAGATCTACAAGGGCTTGGCAGAAGATGGGCTGTTGGGGAGCgtgaggcagcagctccctttAATCACTGGCAACGTGGTTCTCGTTTTGGAGGGTGTGCCAGCGCTCAATCTTCTTGTCCTTGTTCTTCAAACATTCATACCAGTGTTTCAAGCGCTCACCCTTGGCCGTAATGCCGAGCTGGCAACCGCCTGggagacagggagagaggagacaTGGCATTCAGAGGGGATGCTGATGTTACAGTAAATCCCTCCATAGGGACAGAACTCGCATTTGCAACACCTTTTTCACCTCTTGGATCAAAAATCTCATGGAAACACCCTGAGATGCTTTGCTTGCCCAGAAGGGCCCCCTGGGAcgcaggagctggggcagcacagTGGGTGCAGTGTATGTGGTGTCTGATACCAGCACCCCACCAGCTTCCATGGTCCCACCTGTGGTTCCTCACAGGGCAGGTGACCAGTACACCCCTCCCATACAGCAAACACTGTCTTGGGCACCAAAAAACACACCCCAGAGTGCAAAGACTTTCAGCTCACCAATGTAGTCATTGGATTTTCCGATGTCGTAATCCCAGACTGAAATGTCCAGTGACTTCTTGGCCAGATCACTGTGTTTTATGTCATAGAAGAACtcctgcagaaggagaaaaacacgTAAAACACTCCAGGaaaacaccccccaaaaccctgcAGCTAAGGGATTGCACATGTTCTCTGTACAGCCTGGATTCAAAATCCAGTGAGAGAAGagttaaaattaattaagagAAAATGGTCCTTCCCTGTAGCACCTCTTCTCTCAGGATGACAGGAGCTGAGCTCACTCCCTGTACCTACGTGAGCTCTTTCCAGGTGTCCCATCAAAGCAGAACCAGTGGTGGGACCCCAGGGGCATCCATCCCACCCACACCCCCCAGCCAGGGAGACACAGagtcagcagcaccagcagcagggaggttTCAGGGTGTATGTGCTGCCTGGCCCCGTGGCAAAGTCATTCCCAAAATACTGCTGGAAACAGAAGTGGGAAAGGAGACTGAGCAAGGAATCAATCCTCAGAGAGTTTGTCTTCCACCTCCTCCACACAACACAGTAATTAGCTAAATtgatttattaatataaaaaaccaGATCCATCCCTACCTCGTTAAACTCAGGATTCAACGTTTTCTTCTTAATCTGTGTCTTGTGCTTGGCCTTTTTTCCCATATCAGGTTTCAGCCAACTGGGGGTAAGAGAAAACAGTTCAAAACTCAAGTGCAAGAACAGTGGGAGCTTATAAGCTTAAAAAGTGAGTTTCTGTGctagaaaaaaaaggcactgacTATATTTATTTAAGGCCAGTCTCCTCATCTTCTAGAGGATGTGGGAAAAatgcggggctggggctgtgcagcctgGATGGAGATCCAGAACTCAGTTGTAGagttgaaataatttaaatctaTGTTCAaagttgattttaaaatgcaagttcACCATCTTATGTTTGTGGatattgaaaatacaaaaaaaatagagactgagaaggaaaactgcTCAGTTCCACCTCAGCTATAAAGAGATGTGCAAAGTGTTCAACACGAGAGTTATTGAAGGAGTTTTAGGGAGAACAGAGGTTTTTTCTgaaggcaaagagaaaacagcaatgaTAACCTCACCAGCAATGACTGCAGGGTCCTCACTGTGTCACAGTTTATGAGGTTGGAGTTAAAACAACTTTATTCTCCCACGTTCCCAGGAGCCACCCAACCATTGGAGACAGAGATAGACAAGGTGATCCCTGGGCTCCCAGCTTCACCTAGCACATGGGATTATGAGGTAGGAAGTGGGGCATGGAGGGACATCAagccacccctgccctgcagccacagtgGGTCAGAGATGGAGAGAAGAAGGACTCCTTGTTCTCCTTGACATgaggtcaaaggttggactcaatggtcttggaggtcttttccagtgATTCACTGATTCTACATGAGGTGACCATTGGATCTGGGCATTTGGGGACCTACAGGGAGCGATGGAGCCAAGCGCTGAGTCAGTCTCATAGAGCTTCAGCCACACTGGGGGCACTTCCACCGTGCACAGTCACTGCTGCTGGACACCTCCTCCTGCACGAGGTCTGCAGGGGCTTTGAAAGGAATTCCCAGCCCCCCAGCTGCTGCCCGAGGACAGCAGGTGGCTCCATGCCCATGGGTTACAACCCCGAGCCATCCCCAGGGCTCACTCACAGCTTCACGAAGGGGTCCGAGTACCCGTTGGCGTCCATGGCTGCCAAGTGCACGCAGCGCACGATGCCCACGATGAGCCCGCCCTGCTGGGTGCTGTACATGAGGGACACCAGGATCTTCCCACGCTCCTCCACGTCCCCACCACGATCTACCTGCAGGAGGAACGGACCAGAGATGGGGACAAGGGGGTTGAGCCAGGAAAACGTCAGCGGCAGAGCAGATGAGACAGGGTGGTCAGAAGGGAACCTCATTCTCCATGAGGGGTGGGAAAACAGGCTCACACACAAGAGACGGTGGGTGAAACATGCAGGGAGCGTGTTGTCCTCCAAGGACTTACCTCCTCTTCATACAGAGCCATCCCACGGGATGCACCGGTTGTTCCAGCACGTTTTGTCTtggatgggaaagggaaaaagagactGCCATGAGTGACCACAGCTGGGATAGAGCTCTgggggctcagcccagctccttTGCTGGGCTGAGGAACGTCCATCTGCTCCATCAACCTTCACACCTCAGCAGATCCAACaccagggagcagagctcagggatgGAGCAATCTGCCCTCTCCTCTGCAGTGACAGCGCCACCAGGAATGGTCTCCAGAGTCACTTCCCTTGGATTCCCACCACACTCTTATCTCCTGGCCTGGATGTGTCATATCAGCCCAGACACAGGTGGGAATCCAGCTCCTGAAGGCGCCAGTGAAGTTGGGCACTTCCAGctccaaccccaaacccaccccaaccTCCCTCACATGCCACTTGTTTGCAGCCCAAACACGAagggcagcagaaggaaatctCTCAGACACTCACTGGTATTACTCTCTCCAGGCAGATGTTGAAGTTCTTTTTCTGATTCGCTTTGAGTTTTTTCAAGGAAACTCGAGTTTCTCCAATAAACTCGTTGTGGCCAAATTTGTCTTCATCACACACTGAGATcctgaagggaagaggaaaaggtggAACgtcagccaggctggagcagcacctcACTCTAGAGCTAAACCCACCTCTGCAGGGGCACTGCTGGAGGGGTGGACTGAGCAAAGCCCCCCTAAAACCACCCTCCATCTATCTCTCCTCTGataagaggaggaagaaaatcaaTCTTCTGgttggccaaaaaaaaaaaaaaaatcaacatttttaatatctgcTCTGTGATAGGGCAAGAAATCAACAGTGGAAAGGTGGGAATtttctgcaggaaggaaaacatcaaAAATTTTTAGAGATTATTTAAATAGACATCTTAATATTTTGCTGGGATATTGTTTGATCAGCACAGATACACAATATGCACATCTCCACACTGATAAGAATTAAAGTGATGccaataatttaatattaaattacagggccaaaatgctttttctccGCTTAAAAGGACCATCCAAATCAGAAAGTTCATGGTGATTTTTAACCAAAACCTCTGCGTTTCCAGGTGCCCCGTCACCCCCTGTACTTTGCTGCCAGTGCTCTCCTCCACGTGAGGAGCCCCAcagtccccatcccacccctccacGGGATCCCAGGCTCCTCTGCTTGCCTGAGGGTTTTCCTCTGCATGTCCTCATCTGTGATGCCGTGGTACACCAGGGTCTCGTTCCACACGGGGTTGCGGGTGTTGCGCAGCGTCTTCGTCCTCAGCTTGTTCGACTGCAatggcaaacaaacaaaccacgGCATAACTACACCCCTGAACTCCCCCCCACTGAAATCCCACCTCCTGGCAGAGATGCTCTATCCCATCTGGTTCATGAGAGGTGTTTTGACTGGGTTGTGCTGGTGAGGCATCAACTCCAGCTGAGCATCCCCAACCCAACAAGGTGGACCTTTACAGGAGCACCGGGGACTCGGTGACACGTGGTGTCCAGGGCAGCCTTCACTGCCTGGTTTTTGTCACTCCCTGGGATCTATTCCCTCAAGGACACTTGTAAAAGGAAGAAGGTGCACCAGACAGGTTTTGGGGGTTCAAGTCACAGCCCTCATGGTCTAAAGGAGGTGGCAGCTGGGAAATCGAGGAGCTCTGCTACTTGATCGTGTGTCTTTCACAAACACAtgttaaacattaaaaaaattaaaaaaaaaaaatcagcaaaggaGAGCAACAGAAATCAAAGTAATTCCCAAGATCACAACACCTTGATTTACTCTGCACAAGATCAGAAACCCCATATACATAAAAGCAAACCTGTAAATATCAATCCAAaggctttattttctgtttcccccTTGTTTTATACTTAGTTACTCTGAGCAAAAatctgcagcagggaaaaaactCTGCACCCCCTGAGCAAAGAGTCAGCACTGCTGGGCCAGTTCTGGTCATCCCTTCCTCCAAGGCTGCCCCACTAAGATCAGCTTagctgggctggggagagagATTTCCAGGGATTTCCATGATGGAGCGAGTTTCCTCAACAGTTCTCTCCTCACAGCTCTAACAAGAACATGTTGCAGCTTCAAAGCAAATGGGTAATTCAAATTTTGGCAATAAATAGATTCTTGGTCAGATGTTTTGTGATGCATTAACAGTGTTGCCTCCTCTGGAGCATCCCTTCATCCCTGAGCAGATTCCTGCCTGCAGGATGAGCTGTTCCTTGGGTCTGGGAGAGCATCTGTGAACATCATCACTGTTCAGAGACACCCCCAGggtaaaacagcagcagtgagcaaGAAATCAAAGGGGGAAGTCTGATACAAGGAAGGGGCCTGAAGGGGTTCTGAGAAacctctgctccatcccagcccaaaATGCACCAAACCAGGCAAAGCCTCACCTTGCTGGCTCCAGGCAGGAGGTGCAGCTTCACGTAGGGATCAGCCAGGCCATTGGAGTCCATCGGTTTTAAGCCCTAAAAGATGATTAAGAGAACATGGCACGTGAATCCTCCTTCAGCTGAGCCCgggaagagaaaaagctgcCCATGAAGCAactcagcaaagagaaaacGTGTTCAGTGAACCAAGAGCCTCGTTCTCCGCCCCGAGCAGTCGTGGGTGCCACGATGTGCTGAAACATCAGACTTAACTCGAggaaaaatcatagaattatagaaccACAGGATGGTTTGAGGTAAAAGACACCCCAAATATCACCaagttccaactccctgccatgggcagggacacctttcaccagacTTGTctgacctggccttgaacagttccaggtATGCAGcagccatagcttctctgggaagCCATCCCAGTGCCTCACCGTCCTCACAGATCTCTTGGATCTACTCAAGGAAAAGCCCCCCAGCTTTCCACAGCTAGAAGCAGTTGTGCCAACAGGGTCAGGTCGAGTCTCCCAAGGGAGCAGCCTCTGTCAGCAGCCACATGGCTTCCATCTCATCACACCGAAGAAACTGGAAGCCAGATGGACTTAAATTGGagacaaaatgggaaaaaagaggagCACTTACCTTGGCCTTGATGAGGGTGCAGTGCAGGGAGCTGTTCTCCTGGTCGTAGAGCAGGTTGAACTCCAGAGCTCCCAGCGTGGCtgatggagagggaggaggagttGGAAACAGAATCTTGTTAAAACCTCAGCCAATAACTGCATTTAGTCAGCCCCGATTAGTAATAATTAGAAAGATTTGTGGCTCAAATGTAGAAGCTGTTTAACGCACACGAGACTGTGCTGGCACCGGCCAAACTGCCACAGATCCAGCTGGACTCAGGAGCTCTGGTCAAAGCCTTACAGAGGagggactgcccagggagggcagcCTGGGACTTTGGAGCTGGATTCAATATtcaccaggcagagcaggagtaACCCTACAAACCAGCTCAGGGACAGCATCTTCTCCCAAGGTTGAGAGTCAGTGCTTGGCCCCAAAAATGGGAGAAACCAACTCAGGCTTGTCTTCATGTGATCATCAGGAAAACACAACAGGGATGAAGAGAAGGCACAGAACCTCAGCTGGGTCCAGCTGCTCCTACCTGAGCACCTGCTCCTGGCCCCGAGCAGCTCTTCCCACCCAGGAGGTTCTCCCACAGAtgctcagcctcctgcagcaaattccctttcttttagGGGAGCAAATGGCTGAACACCAAGATCTCAGGGTGCAAAGGGATTGCAGCCACCAAGCCCTTCCTAGACAGGCCAGTGGTGTTTCTCAGAGCAAAGGATGCTCAGATGGAAAGAGGCAGATGCCTTAGGGACTCCAGTACGGAAACAGGAAGGTAATGTAGGCTCAGAGCCTGAATCATCACATCAGAGCTCAGCGTTTGGTGCAAAACCAACTGAAGATCCTGTGGGCTGCACGAACTgcactgagcagggacagcctgCAAGACCCTGCCCCAATCACAGGGAAGCAGAGTTCCCCAAGGATTCTCCCAGTCAGAGACCCACCACCTTACCATACGCGTCAGGCTCCCCCAGCGATCATCTCCTCAAACTCTCATGTATCCCAAAGAACAGCTCCCTCCCTTCCGTGCACCCTGGGTACGTACTGCCTTCATCAGAGTCATAGCTGTtggcatcctcctcctcctcctggggctgctgctgctgcggctGCCGCTGCGGGGCTGCGGATGCGGGTGTGGCGGCGGGGGGTTGCTGGAAGGCGGGGGGCTGCCAGGCCGGCCTCTCCTCCCTGGCGGGGGGCGCAGCGTAGCCCCCTCCTCGTTCCTCCCTGGCGGCAGCGCGGGCCGGCTCTGAGGGTCCCAGCGGTGGGCTCGCTGCGGGAGGGACCCCGTTAGCCCCCCGTGGGctctgccccccagcccctcacagaCAGCTCGATCTCACCTTGTCTCTCCGGGAacctcccgcccgccccggggcccGGCCTCGCTGCTGCTGGTGGCGCTGGGGACAAACGCAGCATCACCAGGGAGTTCACTGAGAGGTGCTTCCAGCCCTCTCCCCGACCCCAGCACCGCAATTCCACAAACAAGGCATTGGGGGTCCCCAGGCACTGTTCCTGGCTGCATCCCTGTCACATCCTACCTGCGGGTGCTGCTGCCGGAGCGGGACCCGCAGCGGGTCCGGCAGTGGCTGCTGGGGGCGGCCGTGAGGCTTGAACGGAGTTGGTTCTCTTCACACCTGTAAGGAGGGGGCAGAATCAGCACAGACAACCCTTAGACAGCTGTCAGCCttgtgccccccagccctctcCTCCCAAGGGTGCAGAAGcaggcacagggatgcaggagcacAGTTCTCACCAGGGCTCCTGCTGACCCCGCTCTCGGCACCGTAGTCCCGGCTCTCGGTGTCCCCACCGGTGTCCTCACTGCCACATGGACCCGCCCGGCCCTCGGCCGGCCTGCGGCTCCCCCTGGGGGATGCCGTCGTGTCGCTGCCTGCGGGAGAGGGATAAAGGCAGCTGTGAGGCTGGAAAACCAACCTCCCACCCCTGGGTGAAGCCCAGTCTGGGTgtcagcaggaggaggagaaagaggataGGCACAGCCACTACAGCATCACCCCCAGAGTTTTGGGGACTGCAACAGGAGGGCTCTGCAACACCAAACCTTCACACAGCGGTCAGGAAAGCCCAAAGGACACACCAAACCATGGGAACACCAAGAGATGCAGGAATCCCATGGGAAAACAAGGCCAGAGGCATCCATCACCCAGTCCTCAGCACCCATCAAACCCCTAAGGCATCACAGCTCCACAGTCCCCAGGACAGGGGgatcatattttcctt
This window contains:
- the RPH3A gene encoding rabphilin-3A isoform X3, with the translated sequence MTDAVVGGSSDRWMCPSDRTMSVRARLPSSWGGQADRQRKGEELTDEEKEIINRVIARAEKMEEMEQERIGRLMTRLEDMRRSVLGDGVNRCILCGEQLGPRGSACVVCEDCKKNVCTKCGVQTTNNRPHAIWLCKICSEQREVWKRSGAWFFKGLPKQMLPQPMPVSKNKGPQAPSEPSPAEPPTPDPKLSSRAPTRGQAEAGPPPAEPDAEGSDTTASPRGSRRPAEGRAGPCGSEDTGGDTESRDYGAESGVSRSPGVKRTNSVQASRPPPAATAGPAAGPAPAAAPAAPPAAARPGPGAGGRFPERQASPPLGPSEPARAAAREERGGGYAAPPAREERPAWQPPAFQQPPAATPASAAPQRQPQQQQPQEEEEDANSYDSDEGTTLGALEFNLLYDQENSSLHCTLIKAKGLKPMDSNGLADPYVKLHLLPGASKSNKLRTKTLRNTRNPVWNETLVYHGITDEDMQRKTLRISVCDEDKFGHNEFIGETRVSLKKLKANQKKNFNICLERVIPTKRAGTTGASRGMALYEEEVDRGGDVEERGKILVSLMYSTQQGGLIVGIVRCVHLAAMDANGYSDPFVKLWLKPDMGKKAKHKTQIKKKTLNPEFNEEFFYDIKHSDLAKKSLDISVWDYDIGKSNDYIGGCQLGITAKGERLKHWYECLKNKDKKIERWHTLQNENHVASD
- the RPH3A gene encoding rabphilin-3A isoform X1; amino-acid sequence: MTDAVVGGSSDRWMCPSDRTMSVRASSEKEQLPSSWGGQADRQRKGEELTDEEKEIINRVIARAEKMEEMEQERIGRLMTRLEDMRRSVLGDGVNRCILCGEQLGPRGSACVVCEDCKKNVCTKCGVQTTNNRPHAIWLCKICSEQREVWKRSGAWFFKGLPKQMLPQPMPVSKNKGPQAPSEPSPAEPPTPDPKLSSRAPTRGQAEAGPPPAEPDAEGSDTTASPRGSRRPAEGRAGPCGSEDTGGDTESRDYGAESGVSRSPGVKRTNSVQASRPPPAATAGPAAGPAPAAAPAAPPAAARPGPGAGGRFPERQASPPLGPSEPARAAAREERGGGYAAPPAREERPAWQPPAFQQPPAATPASAAPQRQPQQQQPQEEEEDANSYDSDEGTTLGALEFNLLYDQENSSLHCTLIKAKGLKPMDSNGLADPYVKLHLLPGASKSNKLRTKTLRNTRNPVWNETLVYHGITDEDMQRKTLRISVCDEDKFGHNEFIGETRVSLKKLKANQKKNFNICLERVIPTKRAGTTGASRGMALYEEEVDRGGDVEERGKILVSLMYSTQQGGLIVGIVRCVHLAAMDANGYSDPFVKLWLKPDMGKKAKHKTQIKKKTLNPEFNEEFFYDIKHSDLAKKSLDISVWDYDIGKSNDYIGGCQLGITAKGERLKHWYECLKNKDKKIERWHTLQNENHVASD
- the RPH3A gene encoding rabphilin-3A isoform X2, encoding MTDAVVGGSSDRWMCPSDRTMSVRASEKEQLPSSWGGQADRQRKGEELTDEEKEIINRVIARAEKMEEMEQERIGRLMTRLEDMRRSVLGDGVNRCILCGEQLGPRGSACVVCEDCKKNVCTKCGVQTTNNRPHAIWLCKICSEQREVWKRSGAWFFKGLPKQMLPQPMPVSKNKGPQAPSEPSPAEPPTPDPKLSSRAPTRGQAEAGPPPAEPDAEGSDTTASPRGSRRPAEGRAGPCGSEDTGGDTESRDYGAESGVSRSPGVKRTNSVQASRPPPAATAGPAAGPAPAAAPAAPPAAARPGPGAGGRFPERQASPPLGPSEPARAAAREERGGGYAAPPAREERPAWQPPAFQQPPAATPASAAPQRQPQQQQPQEEEEDANSYDSDEGTTLGALEFNLLYDQENSSLHCTLIKAKGLKPMDSNGLADPYVKLHLLPGASKSNKLRTKTLRNTRNPVWNETLVYHGITDEDMQRKTLRISVCDEDKFGHNEFIGETRVSLKKLKANQKKNFNICLERVIPTKRAGTTGASRGMALYEEEVDRGGDVEERGKILVSLMYSTQQGGLIVGIVRCVHLAAMDANGYSDPFVKLWLKPDMGKKAKHKTQIKKKTLNPEFNEEFFYDIKHSDLAKKSLDISVWDYDIGKSNDYIGGCQLGITAKGERLKHWYECLKNKDKKIERWHTLQNENHVASD
- the RPH3A gene encoding rabphilin-3A isoform X4 gives rise to the protein MTDAVVGGSSDRWMCPSDRTMSVRASSEKEQLPSSWGGQADRQRKGEELTDEEKEIINRVIARAEKMEEMEQERIGRLMTRLEDMRRSVLGDGVNRCILCGEQLGPRGSACVVCEDCKKNVCTKCGVQTTNNRPHAIWLCKICSEQREVWKRSGAWFFKGLPKQMLPQPMPVSKNKGPQAPSEPSPAEPPTPDPKLSSRAPTRGSDTTASPRGSRRPAEGRAGPCGSEDTGGDTESRDYGAESGVSRSPGVKRTNSVQASRPPPAATAGPAAGPAPAAAPAAPPAAARPGPGAGGRFPERQASPPLGPSEPARAAAREERGGGYAAPPAREERPAWQPPAFQQPPAATPASAAPQRQPQQQQPQEEEEDANSYDSDEGTTLGALEFNLLYDQENSSLHCTLIKAKGLKPMDSNGLADPYVKLHLLPGASKSNKLRTKTLRNTRNPVWNETLVYHGITDEDMQRKTLRISVCDEDKFGHNEFIGETRVSLKKLKANQKKNFNICLERVIPTKRAGTTGASRGMALYEEEVDRGGDVEERGKILVSLMYSTQQGGLIVGIVRCVHLAAMDANGYSDPFVKLWLKPDMGKKAKHKTQIKKKTLNPEFNEEFFYDIKHSDLAKKSLDISVWDYDIGKSNDYIGGCQLGITAKGERLKHWYECLKNKDKKIERWHTLQNENHVASD